The Verrucomicrobiota bacterium nucleotide sequence CTGCCCGGGCCGGACCAGGCCGGCGGCGGAACGGCTGATCCTATACCATTCAGGCAGCTATCTCGGTAGAATGCCGGGTCAGCGGGGCGTCGCCGCCGGAGGACGCTCCGCACCCCCTCCCCCGGAATTCTACCCAAATCATTGTCACAGGGTATAAGTCCCTGGCTGCACTCAATCATCCCTCCGGGGCAAAGACAGCTCAACGGACGTGAAAACCGGTGTATCTGTAACGGGGACCGATTCGCACGGGATTATATTGCTGCGAAGATTGACACCGGTAGCACGAGTTCATAAAAGGTAACACCAGATGAGCCTTGCCGGAGCGCCTTCTCTTGGCGTCGCGATCTCCCCGCCATGAACCAGATACCAATCTCTTTCTTGGACTTGACTGCATTTGCGGCGCGAAAACACCGCTTGGCGAACAAATGGCGAAACCGTCTGCAACCCTATTTGGCGATGCTAGCGGTAAGTTGCGCGATTCAGACTTTTCCCGCGATCGCGCAACCAGCGAGTACGGAATTGACGCCCATAACGATCACCGGTTACGGCGAGCCGCCTAAAACGGCGCTTCTCGATAGCCCCACCGCGAATCCGGCGTCCACGACGCCGCTCACCTATTCCGATGCCGACAAGCGCAATGTTCGCACCTACGGTGACCTGCTTCGTCCGGTCACCGGGGTGACCGTCGTTCAGTTTGACCAAGGAGGCACCCCGTATGGAATCACTTTGCGCGGTTACTCCAACGGTGATCACGGGCACGACATCGGCTATATGGTCGACGGCGTTCCGCTCAATTTGATCGGTGAAAACACGGGAATAAATGGTGATGCCAATCTGAACCCGCTCATTCCCGTATTAGTGGATCGCGGGATCCTGACCCGTGGGCCATTCGACGTGCACGACGGCCCGTTTGCGCTGGCCGGTTCCTTGGACATTACCACGCTCGACCACCCGGCGTCGGGGCTGACCGCCTCAGGCGGAAGTTTCGGCGCAGCACAGGGCTTTGGACTTTTCGGATTCAATGCAGGACCGGTGAGCGGTTCTGGTTCGATAATGGCCTCTTCATCGCCAAGCTACCGGGACAATACCGATTTTCATCAGATCAACACCTTCGACAAAGTTATTTTTCCCCTATTGGGCGGCACGGCTTCGGTGCGGGCACAGGTCTATTCGATGGACTCCGGTTCGCCGGGCTACATCAGCAGAACGCTGGTTGAATCGGGCGCCTTGAGCCCGACGGCAGCCGTTAACGCGACCGATGGTTTTAACACCACCGAGGAGAATGTTGTCTTCAATTACCGGCAAAATGGCGATGAGCCTTTCAAGGCGACCGCCTATTTCATGAACGACACGCTCAAACGTTGGTCGGATTTCAACGTTATCCCAACGAACCCTGCGTTGCCTGGACAGGGCCTAAACTCCGACCAGCGGATTACCTTTGGCGGAAATTTGGAAAACTACTTCCTCTGGCAATTGCCCCGAGGAATGGGTGCGGACCTGATCTTGGGCGTCGGCGAGAGATCGACTTTTGCGCGGGAAGCCTCGTTCAATACCATCGCGCGCGATCCCGTGGGCCCCCCGACCGCGGCGGTTGATTTTACGGTGCACAATCCGTTTGGGTACGCGCAACTCGACTTCAAGCCTCTCCCTTGG carries:
- a CDS encoding TonB-dependent receptor, with product MNQIPISFLDLTAFAARKHRLANKWRNRLQPYLAMLAVSCAIQTFPAIAQPASTELTPITITGYGEPPKTALLDSPTANPASTTPLTYSDADKRNVRTYGDLLRPVTGVTVVQFDQGGTPYGITLRGYSNGDHGHDIGYMVDGVPLNLIGENTGINGDANLNPLIPVLVDRGILTRGPFDVHDGPFALAGSLDITTLDHPASGLTASGGSFGAAQGFGLFGFNAGPVSGSGSIMASSSPSYRDNTDFHQINTFDKVIFPLLGGTASVRAQVYSMDSGSPGYISRTLVESGALSPTAAVNATDGFNTTEENVVFNYRQNGDEPFKATAYFMNDTLKRWSDFNVIPTNPALPGQGLNSDQRITFGGNLENYFLWQLPRGMGADLILGVGERSTFAREASFNTIARDPVGPPTAAVDFTVHNPFGYAQLDFKPLPWIKLTGAVRYDILFYQVNDIVDRINVSPTLGVASPKAGLSITPVSGLDLFANFGEGFRPPDPFSELPFNQHLPVAKNESVEAGVQYNSPNGIWQFLGDVFHTRFSNEILAGAPGTPSTTLGPSERDGFDIEARVVLYTHGRALLSVFGSYSAVHAYLLPRVGSGSSIPNVQDFLGKYGCDLTLPLPSIDSPHIFSVSVYQEIVGPEPLNTFRSVSTRTFSRITANLNYTNKNLKGFSAFVNFIVYPDRRDDETAFNLGSDTAPLVGVSPKAPVSVQGGVFMPF